In Arthrobacter sp. StoSoilB5, one genomic interval encodes:
- a CDS encoding RHS repeat-associated core domain-containing protein, whose product MAVTEQYNYAAPGTAGPHQVDSIVSTVNGTPTTRTFTWDAAGRMTGRAGQTLTYTADGFLATTTGTSTVPANPNPGATNGTPPGPTTGAGGLGTRYYDAAGNLVGIVDGTGTTVTLGRITAHATKATTPIKTATCTYTFAGKTVAQRTAANGSAKLSLIVGDSVNTAQTMTQPTVGTGPITAIQRYTDPFGLARGNNLTGQGNNTYTAAGATTAGVGSNAANPAGFGAVNGYIGGLDDTVSSLTHLGARELDPVTGAFTSPDPVLHTDKGEGFTPYSYSWGDPINRSDPSGLDWWGDVGNFFKDHGSEIVGAVTGAVVGAVVAVGVASLVAGCIATVVCAVAGAAVIVAGAVAGGIAASGATAMADMAQGKPAPSAEQYYGGMANNIGWGLAGGAVGSGVGQVLSKAAPYVGSFVRGLAGNGSGGAASAASGRVASQNLAKQSYQAAQQQTQNLGNQAAAKAATSSPSTYSGSMSSAAKACSFAGFTVVLMGDGSKKPIDEVKIGDKVLATDPETGEQEPKAVPTRLRTRGHSC is encoded by the coding sequence TTGGCCGTCACCGAGCAGTACAACTACGCAGCACCCGGTACCGCAGGACCGCACCAGGTTGACTCGATCGTCTCCACCGTGAACGGCACACCAACGACCCGGACCTTCACCTGGGACGCAGCCGGACGGATGACAGGCCGGGCAGGCCAAACCCTGACCTACACCGCCGACGGTTTCCTGGCCACCACCACGGGAACGAGCACCGTCCCGGCGAACCCGAACCCGGGCGCGACCAACGGAACACCACCCGGGCCCACCACAGGGGCAGGCGGCCTCGGTACCAGGTACTACGATGCCGCCGGCAACCTCGTCGGTATCGTCGACGGAACCGGCACTACGGTCACCCTCGGCCGGATCACCGCGCACGCCACCAAAGCCACCACACCGATAAAAACAGCCACCTGCACGTACACGTTCGCAGGAAAGACCGTCGCGCAGCGTACCGCCGCAAACGGATCCGCGAAACTGTCCCTGATCGTCGGCGACTCCGTGAACACGGCCCAAACCATGACACAACCCACAGTCGGGACCGGGCCAATCACCGCAATCCAGCGCTACACCGACCCGTTCGGCCTCGCACGAGGCAACAACCTCACCGGCCAAGGCAACAACACCTACACCGCCGCCGGCGCAACAACCGCTGGTGTCGGCTCCAACGCCGCCAACCCAGCAGGCTTCGGCGCCGTCAATGGATACATCGGCGGGCTCGATGACACCGTCAGCTCCCTGACCCACCTCGGAGCACGCGAACTTGACCCCGTCACCGGTGCCTTCACCAGCCCCGACCCGGTCCTCCACACCGACAAAGGCGAAGGATTCACCCCCTACTCCTACTCATGGGGAGACCCGATCAACCGCTCGGACCCGTCAGGTCTGGACTGGTGGGGGGACGTCGGCAACTTCTTCAAGGACCACGGCTCAGAAATTGTCGGAGCCGTCACGGGTGCCGTCGTCGGTGCCGTAGTCGCCGTCGGTGTTGCTTCCCTGGTCGCAGGATGCATCGCCACGGTCGTCTGTGCCGTCGCTGGGGCCGCGGTTATCGTTGCGGGTGCTGTCGCCGGCGGGATTGCTGCGTCCGGTGCTACGGCCATGGCCGACATGGCACAAGGAAAACCAGCTCCCTCAGCCGAGCAATACTACGGCGGCATGGCCAACAACATCGGATGGGGACTAGCCGGAGGCGCGGTAGGGTCCGGCGTCGGGCAAGTACTCAGTAAAGCCGCCCCGTATGTCGGTTCGTTCGTCAGAGGACTCGCTGGCAACGGATCTGGAGGTGCAGCAAGCGCTGCCTCCGGCCGAGTAGCCTCCCAGAACCTTGCCAAACAGTCCTACCAAGCAGCCCAACAGCAAACACAGAACCTCGGCAACCAAGCCGCAGCCAAGGCAGCGACCTCGTCCCCCAGTACTTACTCGGGAAGCATGAGTAGTGCAGCGAAAGCGTGTTCCTTTGCAGGCTTCACCGTGGTTCTCATGGGAGACGGATCTAAGAAGCCGATCGACGAAGTCAAAATCGGAGACAAGGTCCTAGCCACCGACCCAGAAACTGGCGAACAGGAACCCAAAGCAGTCCCAACACGTCTTCGTACACGAGGACACAGTTGCTGA